Proteins co-encoded in one Novosphingobium sp. PP1Y genomic window:
- a CDS encoding glycogen/starch/alpha-glucan phosphorylase, producing the protein MFRSAPVATDPVLASKTAFQSEFDEHIVRVLRHRIGKDEKAAKKHDWYNASIYALRDAIIDRWIESTRRTYDAGDKRVYYLSMEFLIGRLLRDALSNMGMTRQMEQALRAHGLDLAELEELEPDAALGNGGLGRLAACFMESLATLDIPAYGYGIRYVNGMFRQRISDGWQVELPETWLAHGNPWEFDRMECSYRIGFGGEVVAKGDHVTWNPAEAVEATAVDTPVVGWRGKRVNTLRLWTASPLDPIRLDAFNAGDHFGALEEQVRADSLVRVLYPADQTPAGQELRLRQEYFFTAASVQDIVRRHMQYENDIRTLPEKAAIQLNDTHPSVAVAELMRLFVDEHGLEFNEAWALCQKTVSYTNHTLLPEALESWPLPLFERLLPRHMQIIYAINSRVLREARKAGCDDAQIAAISLIDEGGERRVRMANLAFAGAHSINGVAALHTELMKETVFADLHRLYPDRINNKTNGVTPRRWLQQCNPGLTKVIRDAIGDEFLDDAAKLTALNALAGDAALGERIAEVKRSNKVALSDYIKRTMGIRLDPDALFDVQIKRIHEYKRQLLNLIETVALYDQIRSHPERDWIPRVKIFGGKAAPSYHNAKLVIKLANDIARRVNADPSVGGLLKVVFVPNYNVSLAERIIPAADLSEQISTAGMEASGTGNMKFALNGALTIGTLDGANVEIRDHVGDENIVIFGLTAEEVAEKRADGYNPREVIEGSRELGQALSAIASGVFSPDDPNRYTGLVGGIYDHDWFMCAADFDSYAAAQRSVDARWEDKAGWRAAAIRNIANVGWFSSDRTISEYAKDIWKVM; encoded by the coding sequence ATGTTCAGGAGTGCGCCCGTGGCTACTGATCCTGTCCTCGCTTCCAAGACCGCGTTCCAGTCGGAGTTCGACGAACATATCGTCCGGGTCCTGCGTCACCGCATCGGCAAGGACGAAAAGGCGGCCAAGAAGCACGACTGGTACAATGCGTCGATCTATGCCCTGCGCGATGCCATTATCGACCGCTGGATCGAATCGACGCGCCGCACCTACGATGCCGGCGACAAGCGGGTGTACTACCTCTCGATGGAGTTCCTGATCGGGCGGCTGCTGCGCGATGCGCTGTCCAACATGGGCATGACCCGCCAGATGGAGCAGGCTCTGCGGGCCCACGGCCTCGACCTTGCCGAGCTGGAGGAGCTGGAACCCGACGCGGCGCTCGGCAACGGAGGGCTCGGGCGCCTTGCCGCCTGCTTCATGGAAAGCCTCGCGACGCTCGACATTCCCGCTTACGGCTATGGCATCCGCTACGTGAACGGCATGTTCCGCCAGCGCATCAGCGACGGCTGGCAGGTCGAATTGCCCGAGACCTGGCTGGCCCACGGCAACCCCTGGGAATTCGACCGGATGGAATGTTCCTACCGGATCGGCTTTGGCGGCGAGGTCGTGGCCAAGGGCGACCACGTGACCTGGAATCCGGCCGAGGCGGTCGAGGCGACGGCCGTCGATACCCCGGTCGTGGGCTGGCGCGGCAAGCGGGTGAACACCCTGCGCCTGTGGACCGCGAGTCCGCTCGATCCGATCCGGCTCGATGCCTTCAATGCGGGCGACCACTTCGGCGCGCTGGAAGAGCAGGTGCGGGCCGACAGCCTCGTGCGCGTGCTCTATCCGGCTGACCAGACCCCGGCCGGGCAGGAACTGCGGCTGCGGCAGGAGTACTTCTTCACTGCGGCATCGGTGCAGGACATCGTGCGCCGGCACATGCAATACGAGAACGACATCCGGACCCTGCCGGAAAAAGCCGCGATCCAGCTCAACGATACGCACCCTTCGGTCGCGGTGGCCGAACTGATGCGCCTGTTCGTCGACGAACACGGGCTGGAGTTCAACGAGGCCTGGGCGCTGTGCCAGAAGACCGTTTCCTACACCAATCACACCCTGCTGCCCGAAGCGCTGGAATCCTGGCCGCTGCCGCTGTTCGAACGGCTGCTGCCGCGCCACATGCAGATCATCTATGCAATCAACAGCCGGGTCCTGCGCGAGGCGCGCAAGGCGGGCTGCGACGACGCGCAGATCGCGGCGATCTCGCTTATCGACGAAGGCGGAGAGCGGCGCGTGCGCATGGCCAACCTCGCCTTTGCCGGGGCCCATTCGATCAACGGCGTGGCCGCACTGCATACCGAACTGATGAAGGAGACGGTCTTTGCCGACTTGCACCGCCTTTATCCGGATCGGATCAACAACAAGACCAACGGCGTCACTCCGCGGCGCTGGTTGCAGCAGTGCAATCCCGGGCTGACCAAGGTCATCCGCGACGCGATCGGCGACGAATTCCTCGACGATGCCGCGAAGCTGACGGCCCTCAATGCCCTGGCCGGCGATGCCGCGCTGGGTGAGCGGATCGCCGAAGTAAAGCGCTCGAACAAGGTTGCGCTGTCCGACTACATCAAGCGCACCATGGGTATCCGCCTCGATCCCGATGCCCTGTTCGACGTCCAGATCAAGCGCATCCACGAATACAAGCGCCAGCTCCTGAACCTGATCGAGACGGTGGCGCTCTACGACCAGATTCGCAGCCATCCCGAGCGCGACTGGATTCCGCGCGTGAAGATCTTCGGCGGCAAGGCCGCGCCGAGCTATCACAACGCCAAGCTCGTCATCAAACTGGCCAACGACATCGCGCGCAGGGTCAACGCCGACCCGTCCGTAGGCGGGCTGCTCAAGGTTGTGTTCGTGCCCAACTACAACGTCAGCCTGGCCGAACGGATCATCCCCGCGGCCGACCTGTCGGAACAGATCTCGACTGCGGGCATGGAAGCCTCGGGCACCGGCAACATGAAGTTCGCGCTCAACGGCGCGCTGACCATCGGCACGCTCGACGGCGCCAATGTCGAGATCAGGGACCACGTCGGCGACGAAAACATCGTGATCTTCGGTCTCACTGCCGAAGAGGTGGCGGAAAAGCGTGCCGATGGGTACAATCCGCGCGAAGTCATCGAAGGGTCGCGCGAACTGGGGCAGGCGCTTTCCGCCATCGCCTCGGGCGTGTTTTCGCCCGACGATCCGAACCGCTACACAGGCCTTGTCGGCGGCATCTACGACCACGACTGGTTTATGTGCGCGGCCGACTTCGATAGTTATGCCGCGGCCCAGCGTTCGGTCGACGCGCGCTGGGAGGACAAGGCCGGCTGGCGTGCGGCGGCGATCCGCAACATCGCCAATGTCGGCTGGTTTTCCTCTGACCGGACCATCTCGGAATACGCCAAAGACATCTGGAAGGTGATGTGA